One window of the Mitsuaria sp. 7 genome contains the following:
- a CDS encoding cytochrome d ubiquinol oxidase subunit II has protein sequence MSALPVIFMALMGLSLLIYVVLDGYDLGVGMLSATAKEADRDRMVASIGPFWDANETWLVLAVGLLLIAFPKAQGVVLTALYVPVVLMLLGLILRGAAFDFRAKGDPAHKRWWDAAFAGGSALASLAQGWMLGCYVTGFEDGAAAQVFAAGIAVALTACYLLLGAGWLLIKTEGDLQRRAVGWARRAWPAVVAGLLIVSIASPWLSATVRTRWFDMPGLIALAPLPLIALLALAALRGLLNSHRVLGKLSWAPFALMVVVLTLSFFGLSYSLYPFVVIDRITIWDAAAADESLRFLLVGAALTMPVILAYSLFSYRVFRGKVRALAY, from the coding sequence ATGAGCGCGCTGCCGGTGATCTTCATGGCCTTGATGGGTCTCTCGCTGCTGATCTACGTCGTGCTGGACGGCTACGACCTCGGCGTCGGGATGCTGTCCGCGACGGCGAAGGAGGCCGATCGCGACCGCATGGTCGCGTCGATCGGGCCGTTCTGGGATGCCAACGAGACCTGGCTGGTGCTCGCCGTCGGCCTGCTGCTGATCGCCTTCCCGAAAGCGCAGGGCGTGGTGCTCACGGCGCTCTACGTGCCGGTCGTGCTGATGCTGCTCGGGCTCATCCTGCGCGGCGCGGCCTTCGACTTCCGCGCCAAGGGCGACCCGGCCCACAAGCGGTGGTGGGATGCGGCATTTGCGGGCGGCTCCGCGCTCGCGTCGCTGGCGCAGGGGTGGATGCTCGGTTGTTACGTGACCGGCTTCGAGGACGGTGCCGCGGCGCAGGTCTTCGCCGCAGGCATCGCGGTCGCGCTCACGGCTTGCTACCTGCTGCTGGGCGCCGGATGGCTGCTGATCAAAACGGAGGGCGACTTGCAGCGCCGCGCGGTCGGCTGGGCCAGGCGCGCATGGCCGGCCGTCGTGGCGGGATTGCTGATCGTCTCCATCGCATCGCCGTGGCTGAGCGCCACCGTGCGGACGCGCTGGTTCGACATGCCGGGGCTCATCGCGCTGGCGCCGCTGCCGCTGATCGCGCTGCTCGCACTCGCGGCGCTGCGCGGGCTCCTGAACTCGCACCGTGTGCTGGGCAAGCTCAGCTGGGCGCCGTTCGCGCTGATGGTGGTCGTGCTGACGCTGAGTTTCTTCGGCCTCTCCTACAGCCTCTATCCGTTCGTCGTCATTGACCGGATCACGATCTGGGACGCCGCAGCCGCAGACGAGTCGCTGCGCTTCCTGCTCGTTGGCGCGGCGCTGACGATGCCGGTGATCCTGGCGTACTCGCTGTTCTCGTATCGCGTGTTCCGGGGGAAGGTGCGCGCGCTCGCGTATTGA
- a CDS encoding cytochrome ubiquinol oxidase subunit I, translated as MDTLILARLQFALNITFHILFPTITIALGWVVLFMLWRWRRTGESPWLAAYQFWTKVFALSFALGVVSGVTMSFQFGTNWPGFMERAGNIAGPLLGYEVLTAFFLEAGFLGIMLFGRERVSPRVHVIATATVAFGTTLSAFWILSLNSWMQTPTGYDIRDGVMHAVDWWAIVFNPSFPYRLTHKLLASGLTAAFLLAGVSAWQMLKGSEKAETRRVLRLGLTLGAVLIPLQIIAGDMHGLNTLKHQPAKIAAMEGVWTTERGAPLLLFALPDEHAKENRFAIGVPRLASLILTHDADGEIRGLDAFEGAHPPVKPLFFGFRVMVGVGMLMLVFAWGGWWLFRRSGWQRLPRAWLWGLSFMSFSGWVATVAGWYVTEIGRQPFIVYGVLRTSEVAANNPGTMVAASLAGYATVYLALLIAYIAAIKRMAEKGAPAAPTATRPLAAPVISRSFT; from the coding sequence ATGGACACCCTGATCCTCGCGCGCCTGCAGTTCGCGCTCAACATCACCTTCCACATCCTCTTCCCGACGATCACGATCGCGCTGGGCTGGGTCGTGCTCTTCATGCTCTGGCGCTGGCGGCGCACCGGCGAGTCCCCGTGGCTCGCGGCCTACCAGTTCTGGACCAAGGTCTTCGCGCTCAGCTTCGCGCTGGGCGTCGTCAGCGGCGTGACGATGAGCTTCCAGTTCGGCACCAACTGGCCGGGCTTCATGGAACGCGCCGGCAACATCGCCGGACCGCTGCTCGGCTACGAGGTGCTCACGGCCTTCTTCCTGGAGGCCGGCTTCCTCGGGATCATGCTGTTCGGGCGGGAGCGCGTCAGCCCGCGCGTCCACGTCATCGCGACGGCCACGGTGGCCTTCGGCACGACGCTCAGCGCGTTCTGGATCCTCAGCCTCAACTCGTGGATGCAGACGCCCACGGGCTACGACATCCGCGACGGCGTCATGCATGCCGTCGACTGGTGGGCGATCGTCTTCAACCCCTCGTTCCCTTACCGGCTCACCCACAAGCTGCTCGCGTCGGGACTCACGGCGGCCTTCCTGCTGGCCGGTGTCAGCGCATGGCAGATGCTCAAGGGCAGCGAGAAGGCGGAGACGCGCCGCGTGCTCCGGCTCGGCCTCACCTTGGGCGCGGTGCTGATCCCGCTGCAGATCATCGCGGGCGACATGCACGGCCTCAACACGCTGAAGCATCAGCCGGCCAAGATCGCCGCGATGGAAGGCGTGTGGACCACCGAGCGCGGCGCGCCGCTGCTGCTGTTCGCGCTGCCCGACGAGCACGCGAAGGAGAACCGCTTCGCCATCGGGGTGCCGCGGCTCGCGAGCCTGATCCTCACCCACGACGCCGACGGCGAGATCCGCGGACTCGATGCATTCGAAGGCGCGCATCCGCCGGTCAAGCCGCTGTTCTTCGGCTTCCGCGTGATGGTGGGCGTGGGGATGCTGATGCTCGTCTTCGCGTGGGGCGGATGGTGGCTGTTCCGGCGCTCCGGCTGGCAGCGGCTGCCGCGCGCGTGGCTGTGGGGGCTCTCGTTCATGAGCTTCTCCGGCTGGGTCGCGACGGTGGCCGGCTGGTACGTCACCGAGATCGGCCGGCAACCCTTCATCGTCTACGGCGTGCTGCGCACCAGCGAGGTCGCGGCGAACAACCCGGGGACGATGGTCGCGGCTTCGCTGGCCGGTTATGCGACGGTCTACCTCGCGCTGCTCATCGCCTACATCGCTGCGATCAAGCGGATGGCCGAGAAGGGCGCGCCCGCCGCGCCCACCGCGACGCGCCCACTCGCCGCGCCGGTGATCTCCAGGAGCTTCACATGA